A single genomic interval of Bradyrhizobium japonicum USDA 6 harbors:
- a CDS encoding LabA-like NYN domain-containing protein — MSPSATNKIALFIDGANLYATAKTLGFDIDYKRLLKEFQSRGTLLRAFYYTAIIEDQEYSSIRPLIDWLDYNGYTVVTKATKEFIDASGRRKVKGNMDIELAVDAMELAEHIDQMVLFSGDGDFRSLVEAVQRRGVRVTVISTIASQPPMIADELRRQADVFTDLVELQSKLGRAPSERPAPRDRGEGRGHPPKFLQEPNGNDPPE; from the coding sequence ATGTCACCTTCTGCCACTAACAAGATCGCGCTCTTCATCGATGGGGCCAATCTCTACGCGACGGCGAAAACTCTGGGCTTCGACATCGACTACAAGCGCCTGCTGAAGGAGTTTCAGAGCCGCGGGACGCTGTTGCGGGCGTTCTACTACACCGCGATCATCGAGGATCAGGAATACTCCTCGATCCGCCCGCTGATCGACTGGCTCGACTACAACGGCTACACGGTCGTGACCAAGGCGACCAAGGAGTTCATCGACGCCTCCGGCCGCCGCAAGGTCAAGGGCAACATGGACATCGAGCTCGCCGTGGACGCCATGGAGCTCGCCGAGCACATCGACCAGATGGTGCTGTTCTCGGGTGACGGCGACTTCCGCTCCCTGGTCGAAGCCGTCCAGCGCCGCGGCGTCCGGGTCACCGTGATCTCCACCATCGCGAGCCAGCCGCCGATGATCGCCGACGAGCTGCGCCGCCAGGCCGACGTCTTTACCGACCTCGTCGAGCTGCAATCCAAGCTCGGCCGCGCCCCGTCCGAACGCCCTGCCCCGCGCGACCGCGGCGAGGGACGCGGTCATCCGCCAAAGTTTTTACAAGAGCCCAACGGGAATGACCCTCCCGAGTAA
- a CDS encoding LuxR C-terminal-related transcriptional regulator, with the protein MSDITIAIVEDQPLMMTALTTFLSAPTDFKIVASGASAADMVRLARFHVPKLMILSPSVPDETYDAIRTIRNVLPAIKIVAYTSQHGVDHAVRALDAGAHGYVLKRSSADELMAAVRAVLKDETYITQGFAVRVIDALRNIDVRHRVAEAIKLSQREGQIVRLLLRGMTNKEIAATLRITEKTVKHYMTELMQKMQARNRVEVIIAAQKMSEYRLQSLDA; encoded by the coding sequence ATGAGCGATATTACGATCGCGATTGTTGAGGACCAACCTTTGATGATGACGGCCCTCACGACCTTTCTTTCGGCGCCGACCGATTTCAAGATCGTCGCCTCCGGCGCCAGCGCCGCCGACATGGTCCGGCTGGCCCGTTTTCATGTCCCCAAGCTGATGATCCTGAGCCCCTCCGTCCCCGACGAGACCTACGACGCCATCCGCACTATCCGCAACGTCCTGCCTGCTATCAAGATCGTCGCCTACACCTCACAGCACGGCGTCGACCATGCCGTCCGGGCGCTCGATGCTGGCGCTCATGGCTACGTCCTCAAACGCTCCTCGGCAGACGAGTTGATGGCCGCCGTCCGGGCCGTGCTGAAGGATGAGACCTACATCACCCAGGGCTTCGCCGTCCGGGTGATCGACGCGCTCCGCAACATCGACGTCCGCCACCGCGTCGCCGAGGCCATCAAGCTCAGTCAGCGCGAGGGACAGATTGTCCGGCTGCTGCTGCGTGGCATGACCAACAAGGAAATCGCCGCGACGCTTCGCATCACCGAGAAGACGGTCAAGCACTACATGACCGAGCTGATGCAGAAGATGCAGGCCAGGAACAGGGTCGAGGTCATCATCGCCGCCCAGAAGATGTCCGAGTACCGACTCCAGTCGCTCGACGCCTGA
- a CDS encoding HlyD family type I secretion periplasmic adaptor subunit: MKHVDVSELVRPEHPAMDAPRERPLRLWPRIVAGIVLSALLVAGCGGWAAWAMLEGAVVAAGTVKVDQNLKEVQHRDGGIVKTLSVRQGDQVREGQVLATLDDVQIKAEHLIVRAQLVEALGRRARLMAERDNLTSVEFPDDMHALFPSTAGSVIHGEARLFAGNKTARDSQKEQLELSIAQTGEEIRGMAARLAAKEEEGRLVGAEREKLQSLFERKIVEYQRVYTSQRDYARIMGEQGEIQASIARAKVRTSEIRVQIIAVDQNASTEAQKDLRTVEARIAELQERKLAIEDRLSRTEIRSPASGYINELFAYTVGGVITPAAKIATVVPENADLKFEIRVSPADIDQVRVGQPARIRLSAFNRATTPELKGKVAMVSPASARDPSNGQEHYIAHVRLLPAEEDLIHYKGLKLVPGMPAEVFVSTQERTAASYLAKPVTDQMTRAFRER; the protein is encoded by the coding sequence ATGAAGCATGTCGATGTATCCGAACTCGTCCGCCCGGAGCATCCTGCCATGGACGCGCCTCGCGAACGGCCGTTGCGACTGTGGCCGCGCATCGTCGCCGGCATCGTGCTGAGCGCGCTGCTGGTCGCCGGTTGCGGCGGCTGGGCGGCCTGGGCGATGCTGGAGGGCGCGGTGGTCGCGGCCGGCACGGTCAAGGTCGATCAGAACCTCAAGGAGGTACAGCACCGCGACGGCGGCATCGTCAAGACGCTGTCGGTGCGCCAGGGCGACCAGGTTCGCGAAGGCCAGGTGCTGGCGACCCTCGACGACGTCCAGATCAAGGCCGAGCATCTGATCGTGCGCGCTCAGTTGGTAGAGGCACTCGGGCGCCGCGCCCGCCTGATGGCCGAACGCGACAACCTGACGTCAGTCGAATTTCCCGACGACATGCACGCCTTATTCCCCTCAACCGCTGGATCGGTAATCCACGGCGAGGCCCGTCTGTTCGCCGGCAACAAGACCGCGCGCGACAGCCAGAAGGAGCAGCTCGAGCTCAGCATTGCCCAGACCGGCGAGGAGATCAGGGGCATGGCGGCCCGCCTCGCCGCCAAGGAAGAGGAGGGCAGGCTCGTCGGCGCCGAGCGCGAGAAGTTGCAGTCGCTGTTTGAGCGCAAGATTGTCGAGTACCAGCGCGTCTATACCTCCCAGCGCGACTACGCCCGCATCATGGGCGAGCAGGGCGAGATCCAGGCGAGCATCGCCCGTGCCAAGGTGAGGACCAGCGAGATCCGCGTGCAGATCATCGCCGTGGACCAGAACGCTTCGACCGAGGCCCAGAAGGACCTGCGCACGGTGGAAGCGCGCATCGCCGAGCTTCAGGAGCGCAAGCTCGCCATCGAGGACCGGCTGTCGCGCACCGAGATACGTTCCCCCGCGTCCGGCTATATCAACGAACTGTTCGCCTACACGGTGGGCGGCGTCATCACTCCGGCGGCCAAGATCGCGACCGTGGTGCCGGAGAATGCCGACCTCAAGTTCGAGATTCGCGTTTCGCCGGCCGACATCGACCAGGTGAGGGTTGGACAGCCGGCACGCATCCGCCTCTCCGCCTTCAACCGCGCCACCACGCCGGAGCTGAAGGGCAAGGTCGCGATGGTGTCGCCGGCCTCAGCCCGGGATCCGTCCAACGGCCAGGAGCACTACATCGCCCACGTCCGCCTGCTTCCAGCCGAGGAGGACCTGATACACTACAAGGGACTGAAGCTAGTTCCCGGCATGCCGGCGGAGGTCTTCGTCTCGACCCAAGAGCGCACCGCTGCCTCCTACCTGGCCAAGCCCGTCACCGACCAGATGACCCGCGCCTTTCGGGAGCGCTGA
- a CDS encoding calcium-binding protein yields MINVQATRKSTVETAPGREDYEEKQDRSRRFVPLIFLLIVGSCTAYLKSFLPTKLGASEDREKVRGSGGEENLKEDALAAAEEPAEEQPEPPRSSGWTEEGRIVARAEEERAVGGGATDFSARARTDKPELNNKGAGASPKVANDNHRPRQEDSGSGGGSGGGGGGGGGGGVGGGDRPRDPPAPDHRNRAPRVSGAVHLPDVVACHGLAISMAALLAGATDADGDNLTVVGIFSSSGSLVRTEDGWEFDRAPNMLGEVKLTYAISDGSHIVMQTAYFNVVEAPPIVGTESDDILLGTQCAETIVGLGGDDNIDARGGNDRISGGVGDDHILAGTGHDVVYAGDGNDTVFAGTGNDVVFGGAGDDRLWGDEGDDTLLGEEGDDHLDGGAGRDVLLAGAGDDTLEGGDGHDHLDGGEGADRMSGGSGNDIIADGGGSDVVTGGAGNDIVMAAADAADDGFAGGAGVDTLDYSSATRSIGVDLGSGTASGTDIGNDAIAEFEIVIGGAGDDTLTAAGSASASINGGGGNDVVAGGAGDDTLTGGTGNDTISDGGGSDAVAGEAGNDLVLAVADATDDSLDGGAGTDTLDYSSAIGKIAVNLASGRASGEDIGEDAIAEFEIVVGGAGDDVITGSAGADTLAGGAGNDTIADGGGADKVDGGFGDDVVLASVDGADDAYDGNSGQDTLDYSATTVTVTIDLRSGTAMGREIGKDLIEGFEEIIAGSGDDVIIAGSGPVVLTGGAGDDCFQFERDDDGRKQQDVVKKITDFTVGDKIVAATYQITIKEGGDAEEQVADLFEQIYLEENDGGHNRPVRFRFEELANSKYTAIDVHYGNDDGDGMTIEVAGHHHLQFSSIHS; encoded by the coding sequence ATGATCAACGTCCAGGCCACCCGCAAGTCCACCGTCGAGACTGCCCCCGGCCGCGAGGACTACGAAGAGAAGCAGGATCGCAGCCGCCGCTTCGTGCCGCTGATCTTCTTGCTCATCGTCGGATCCTGCACAGCCTACCTCAAGAGCTTCCTGCCAACGAAGCTGGGGGCAAGCGAGGACCGTGAAAAGGTCCGCGGCTCGGGCGGGGAGGAGAACCTCAAGGAGGACGCGCTCGCGGCGGCCGAGGAACCCGCGGAGGAGCAGCCTGAGCCGCCCCGGTCGTCGGGCTGGACCGAGGAGGGCAGGATCGTCGCGCGCGCCGAGGAGGAGCGCGCCGTAGGCGGCGGTGCGACCGATTTCAGCGCCCGGGCGCGCACCGACAAGCCCGAGTTGAACAACAAGGGGGCCGGCGCGAGTCCAAAGGTCGCCAACGACAACCACCGGCCTCGCCAAGAGGACTCCGGCTCCGGTGGTGGCAGTGGCGGTGGCGGTGGCGGCGGAGGAGGCGGAGGAGTTGGGGGCGGCGACAGACCGCGCGACCCGCCGGCGCCGGATCACCGCAACCGCGCGCCCCGCGTCTCGGGCGCGGTGCATCTTCCTGACGTGGTGGCCTGCCATGGGTTGGCGATATCGATGGCGGCGCTGCTGGCCGGCGCTACGGATGCGGACGGCGACAATCTGACCGTGGTCGGCATCTTCTCCTCCTCTGGCTCTCTGGTCCGCACCGAGGACGGCTGGGAATTCGACCGCGCGCCGAACATGCTCGGCGAGGTCAAGCTGACCTACGCGATCAGCGACGGCTCCCACATCGTCATGCAGACAGCCTACTTCAATGTGGTTGAGGCGCCGCCCATCGTCGGGACCGAGAGCGACGACATCCTGCTCGGCACCCAGTGCGCCGAAACCATCGTGGGACTGGGCGGAGACGACAACATCGACGCCAGAGGCGGCAACGACCGGATCTCGGGCGGGGTCGGAGACGACCACATTTTGGCGGGCACGGGTCACGACGTGGTCTATGCGGGCGACGGCAACGACACCGTGTTCGCGGGCACGGGCAACGACGTGGTGTTCGGCGGCGCCGGCGACGACCGTCTGTGGGGCGACGAAGGCGACGACACCCTGCTGGGTGAGGAGGGAGACGACCACCTCGACGGCGGCGCGGGCCGCGACGTTTTGCTGGCGGGAGCCGGTGACGACACCCTTGAGGGCGGCGACGGCCACGACCATCTCGACGGCGGCGAGGGCGCCGACCGGATGTCCGGTGGAAGCGGCAACGACATCATCGCCGACGGTGGCGGAAGCGACGTCGTTACCGGCGGCGCGGGCAACGATATCGTAATGGCGGCCGCCGATGCCGCGGACGACGGCTTCGCTGGCGGCGCCGGCGTAGACACGCTGGACTATTCATCGGCTACGCGTTCGATCGGGGTGGATCTGGGCTCGGGTACCGCCTCCGGCACCGACATCGGCAACGACGCGATCGCGGAGTTCGAGATCGTCATCGGCGGCGCGGGCGACGATACCCTCACGGCCGCCGGATCGGCTTCGGCCTCGATCAACGGCGGCGGCGGAAACGACGTGGTGGCCGGGGGCGCCGGCGACGACACGCTGACCGGCGGAACCGGCAACGACACGATCTCGGATGGCGGCGGATCTGATGCGGTCGCCGGCGAGGCCGGAAACGATCTGGTTCTCGCTGTGGCCGATGCCACGGACGACAGCCTCGACGGCGGTGCCGGGACCGACACCCTCGACTATTCCTCGGCCATCGGGAAGATCGCTGTGAACCTCGCCTCGGGCCGGGCCTCCGGCGAGGACATCGGCGAGGACGCGATCGCGGAGTTCGAGATCGTCGTCGGCGGCGCGGGCGACGACGTCATCACCGGGAGTGCGGGGGCCGACACTCTTGCCGGCGGGGCCGGCAACGACACCATCGCCGACGGCGGCGGAGCCGACAAGGTGGACGGCGGCTTCGGCGACGACGTCGTGCTGGCGTCGGTCGACGGCGCCGACGACGCCTATGATGGCAATTCGGGCCAGGACACCCTGGACTATTCGGCGACCACCGTCACCGTCACCATCGATCTGCGCAGCGGCACCGCCATGGGACGCGAGATCGGCAAGGACCTGATCGAAGGTTTCGAGGAGATCATCGCGGGCTCCGGCGACGATGTGATCATCGCCGGCAGCGGCCCCGTGGTCCTGACCGGCGGCGCCGGCGACGACTGCTTCCAGTTCGAGCGCGACGACGATGGCCGCAAGCAGCAGGACGTGGTGAAGAAGATCACCGACTTCACGGTCGGCGACAAGATCGTGGCCGCGACCTATCAGATTACGATCAAGGAAGGCGGCGACGCCGAGGAGCAGGTCGCCGACCTGTTCGAACAGATCTACCTCGAGGAGAACGACGGCGGCCACAATCGCCCAGTGCGCTTCCGCTTCGAGGAGCTCGCCAACAGCAAGTATACCGCCATCGACGTCCATTACGGCAACGACGACGGAGACGGCATGACGATCGAGGTCGCCGGCCACCACCATCTGCAATTCTCATCGATCCATTCCTGA